The proteins below come from a single Ruegeria sp. THAF33 genomic window:
- a CDS encoding phospholipase D family protein, with protein sequence MRLIRICLILIAVIALAVVVLRLAFPLPEENFSQQSLKQDADWAGPLGETIQNSIERSRGLDGVRTLGDGRAAFAARAILAREATSSIDAQYYIWQNDVTGLMLLDELRAAAERGVRVRLLVDDNGISGLDELLSELNALTNANVRIFNPFTLRKPKLLSYAFDFSRLNRRMHNKSMTVDGVATIVGGRNIGDIYFDYGAGTHYLDLDAIAIGPIVDEVSQSFDAYWNSASSYDAGLFLDPPAVDSLQSKADAARQTAVGAGYQKAIQESELADHIAAHNLKFDWSEVTLFVDDPAKGLGEAKSEDLMVEQLIEFAKSSQTSLDLVSAYFIPGERGSKVLEELAKSGVRVRVLTNSLDATDVMPVHAAYMRYRYDLLNSGVELLELRALRREHRDRSLPEILAGSASGLHAKTFGSDGKRIFIGSYNLDPRSAHLNTEMGIMIESPTITASLAEQLDKPEFSYRVDLKEDDEMIWIQEEQDGTVTVHTTEPETSGFQRGLTAVVRWLPVEWML encoded by the coding sequence ATGCGGCTGATCAGAATTTGTTTGATTTTGATAGCGGTGATTGCGCTAGCCGTTGTTGTGTTAAGGTTGGCTTTTCCACTGCCTGAGGAGAATTTTTCGCAGCAATCGCTTAAACAAGACGCCGATTGGGCTGGACCCTTGGGCGAAACCATTCAAAACTCGATTGAACGCAGCCGCGGACTCGATGGGGTGCGGACTTTGGGCGATGGACGCGCCGCATTTGCGGCCAGGGCTATCCTTGCGAGAGAAGCGACCTCCTCAATTGATGCGCAATACTATATTTGGCAAAATGACGTCACCGGCCTTATGCTTCTTGACGAGCTTAGGGCGGCAGCCGAACGCGGTGTTCGGGTCAGATTGCTGGTCGACGACAACGGTATCTCCGGGTTGGACGAACTGCTTTCAGAGCTAAACGCTCTTACCAATGCGAATGTGCGTATTTTCAATCCGTTTACGCTGAGAAAACCCAAGCTCCTGTCTTATGCATTTGACTTCAGCCGACTGAATCGGCGGATGCACAACAAATCAATGACTGTAGACGGGGTCGCCACGATTGTTGGGGGGCGCAACATTGGCGACATCTATTTCGACTATGGGGCTGGAACGCACTACCTGGATTTAGACGCGATAGCCATTGGCCCAATTGTGGACGAGGTTTCACAATCGTTCGACGCCTACTGGAACAGTGCCTCGTCTTACGATGCTGGACTATTTTTAGATCCTCCAGCGGTAGACAGCCTGCAATCCAAGGCGGATGCAGCACGGCAAACCGCCGTTGGCGCAGGTTACCAAAAGGCTATTCAGGAAAGTGAACTGGCCGACCACATCGCGGCACATAATCTGAAGTTTGATTGGAGCGAAGTCACCCTTTTTGTTGACGATCCCGCGAAGGGATTGGGCGAAGCTAAAAGTGAAGACCTGATGGTCGAACAACTGATCGAATTCGCTAAAAGTTCACAGACCTCACTGGACCTTGTTTCGGCATATTTTATTCCTGGCGAACGAGGTTCTAAAGTCTTGGAGGAATTGGCCAAGTCGGGCGTTAGGGTCCGTGTCTTGACCAATTCCTTGGACGCGACAGACGTGATGCCGGTTCACGCTGCGTATATGCGTTATAGATATGATTTGTTGAACAGCGGGGTAGAACTGCTGGAGCTGCGAGCCTTGCGGCGGGAACATCGCGACAGAAGCCTGCCAGAGATCCTGGCTGGATCGGCGTCAGGGCTGCATGCAAAAACCTTTGGCTCAGACGGTAAGCGGATCTTCATTGGCTCATATAACCTCGATCCAAGGTCTGCGCATCTCAACACTGAAATGGGCATCATGATCGAAAGCCCAACGATTACTGCATCACTGGCTGAGCAATTAGACAAACCGGAGTTTTCGTATCGCGTCGATCTGAAGGAAGACGATGAGATGATTTGGATTCAAGAAGAACAGGATGGGACAGTCACTGTGCATACCACTGAACCGGAAACCAGTGGCTTTCAGAGAGGGCTTACTGCAGTCGTCAGGTGGCTACCGGTCGAATGGATGCTGTGA
- a CDS encoding integrase arm-type DNA-binding domain-containing protein produces MSLSVQKVKSAPPGRHGDGRGLFLYVKPSGARSWVLRYQVQGRRRDLGLGSYPDVTLAMARDRATEARRLIVEGEDPIAKKQQTKAKTFKEAAQELIESKRSGWKNAKHAAQWTSTLETYVFPKIGQIQVSKIETADIIGTLTPIWSEKPETANRVRQRIESVLDYATALGIRAGDNPARWRGHLDHLLPKPTKVRAVKHHPALPHAEIAAFMSDLGTRSGVAARALGFTILTAARSGETRGATWAEIDLDAQLWTIPAERMKAGKEHRVPLSDAAIACLGARRNDTVLAFESEIKPGRPISDMSMTAVLRRMKRNDITVHGFRSTFRDWAGETTGFPREVIEAALAHGIKDKAEAAYARSDLFDKRRDLMEAWASVAMKRELGGNVVTLS; encoded by the coding sequence ATGTCGCTAAGTGTTCAAAAGGTCAAATCGGCACCGCCAGGAAGGCATGGCGACGGCCGCGGGTTATTTCTCTATGTGAAGCCGTCAGGCGCACGCTCTTGGGTGTTGAGGTATCAAGTACAAGGACGCCGGCGCGACCTGGGTTTGGGGTCGTATCCTGACGTGACCCTTGCAATGGCCCGCGACCGCGCAACGGAAGCCCGGCGGCTCATTGTCGAGGGGGAAGACCCGATCGCCAAGAAACAACAAACCAAAGCCAAAACTTTCAAAGAAGCGGCGCAGGAACTGATCGAAAGCAAAAGGTCCGGTTGGAAGAATGCAAAGCACGCCGCGCAATGGACGTCGACACTCGAAACCTACGTGTTTCCAAAGATCGGGCAAATACAGGTTAGCAAGATTGAAACCGCTGACATCATCGGCACGCTGACACCGATCTGGTCTGAAAAACCCGAAACCGCCAACCGTGTGCGCCAAAGGATTGAGTCAGTTCTGGACTACGCGACCGCCCTTGGCATCCGTGCCGGAGACAATCCAGCACGTTGGCGGGGCCATCTGGATCACCTCTTGCCCAAACCTACAAAGGTGCGAGCGGTCAAGCATCACCCAGCATTGCCTCATGCCGAAATTGCAGCTTTCATGTCCGACTTAGGCACCCGGAGTGGCGTCGCCGCGCGCGCATTGGGCTTCACTATCTTAACCGCGGCGCGATCCGGCGAGACACGCGGGGCGACGTGGGCCGAAATCGATCTGGACGCACAACTCTGGACCATTCCTGCCGAACGGATGAAAGCGGGCAAGGAACATCGTGTGCCGTTGAGCGACGCGGCTATCGCGTGTCTTGGTGCGCGCCGTAATGATACGGTGCTGGCCTTTGAAAGCGAAATCAAGCCTGGAAGACCCATTTCCGACATGAGCATGACAGCGGTCCTGCGCCGAATGAAGCGCAACGACATCACAGTACATGGCTTTCGGTCCACTTTTCGCGATTGGGCGGGCGAGACTACTGGCTTCCCACGCGAAGTTATTGAAGCGGCGCTGGCCCATGGCATAAAAGACAAGGCCGAAGCAGCCTACGCACGATCAGATTTGTTCGACAAGCGGCGCGATCTGATGGAAGCGTGGGCTTCGGTCGCAATGAAACGCGAACTGGGCGGCAATGTTGTGACTTTGTCGTGA
- a CDS encoding HlyD family secretion protein — MLIILGLYFGIVWLVFAKLKILPWNGFFKTIVYGGALVIALVVVGALNHTTPSGTVSVQGAVINIAPNVSGPVTEVAVTANQPVAKGDVLFRIDDTTYAAEVARLQASLASAHSAADQLQTDYEAALAEIDSLEAQLSFGVQRRDDIVQLTGRGAAAEFQLQEAVSTIEQLEAGLRAAQARRQSLERRIAAQVDGVDVGVVEVQETLAQAEWALQQTVVRAPDDGVVTALSLRPGNRVTTLQGAVNFLLPSDRLLIAALPQSSYPNVAVGDTIRIALGTMPGQEFETTIRSIPPGTREGALDTRGGLPSLRELTGASSYIVTIDIPEGLPSDRAQLGTSGTALVVTEEAGAISVLAEILFWINKKLNYI, encoded by the coding sequence ATGCTCATTATTCTCGGTCTTTACTTTGGCATTGTCTGGCTGGTTTTTGCGAAGCTCAAAATCCTGCCTTGGAACGGGTTCTTCAAGACAATCGTGTACGGTGGAGCTTTGGTCATCGCGTTGGTTGTTGTTGGAGCCTTAAACCACACGACACCATCCGGGACTGTGTCCGTGCAAGGTGCTGTCATCAACATTGCACCGAACGTATCCGGCCCAGTCACTGAAGTAGCGGTCACGGCAAACCAACCGGTGGCGAAGGGTGATGTGTTGTTTCGAATAGATGACACCACCTACGCGGCTGAAGTTGCCCGACTTCAAGCCTCGCTCGCATCAGCACATTCCGCAGCAGACCAGTTACAGACAGACTATGAGGCGGCGCTTGCAGAAATTGATTCTCTTGAAGCCCAACTTTCTTTCGGTGTGCAGCGTCGCGATGACATCGTCCAGCTTACCGGACGCGGTGCTGCAGCTGAGTTCCAATTGCAGGAAGCCGTTTCAACGATTGAGCAACTTGAAGCCGGGCTGCGAGCAGCACAAGCGCGTAGGCAGAGCCTTGAACGACGCATCGCGGCTCAGGTGGACGGAGTCGACGTCGGTGTCGTTGAAGTTCAGGAGACGCTGGCCCAAGCGGAGTGGGCATTGCAGCAGACGGTCGTTCGAGCGCCGGATGACGGTGTTGTAACGGCGCTCTCACTCCGCCCAGGCAATCGTGTTACGACGTTACAAGGCGCCGTGAATTTTCTACTCCCTTCAGATCGGCTGCTCATTGCGGCGTTGCCGCAAAGCAGCTATCCCAACGTGGCAGTTGGCGATACGATCCGGATTGCTTTGGGCACTATGCCAGGTCAGGAATTTGAGACCACAATACGGTCAATCCCTCCGGGAACACGAGAGGGCGCGTTGGATACGAGGGGCGGGCTGCCTAGCCTGCGCGAACTTACAGGCGCGTCGAGCTACATCGTAACTATCGATATCCCAGAAGGCCTTCCGTCTGATCGTGCACAGCTTGGTACATCAGGAACCGCACTGGTAGTCACGGAAGAGGCCGGTGCAATTTCAGTGCTGGCTGAAATCCTGTTTTGGATCAATAAGAAACTCAACTACATTTGA